The genomic region GGATCAGCACCATCTACACCCAAGCTCGCATTTTCACCGTGTTCATTCCTGAGCCGGGCACGATGCTGCTGATGGGCATTGGTGCATTGGCCTTCGGTCTGCGTCGCCGGAAAATGTAAGTTTCGTTAGCAGTTCAAAAAAGGCGGCCTTGTGTCGCCTTTTTTGTTTGTTCCAATCCTGAAAATAATGTGCACACCATAAGAAAAGGAGTTTTCTGATGCGTTTTTCATTACTCTACGGCGCGATGCTCAGCAGTCTGTTCTGGATTGCCTGCTATTCACCAAGGCTGGAAGCGGCCGCGCCGCCGCTGCTCAATGCCCAGCTCACGACGTTGAACAACATCGAATGGAAGGCTGTTGATGGCCGACGCGAAGGCCGCTTCAAGCAGGTCAATGCGTATCGCAGTCTGCACGGTCAAAGCCTGCAAGCAGAGGAAGAGTCTGATGCCGCTCTCAGTTTTACTACCATGGTTTCGCGCACGGGTTATTACCGGATAAACGCTTGGTGGCCGGTGGTTGAGCAAGCTGGCCAAGTGACGCTGCTGGTGAAGTCTGGCACGCAGGAATTCGAGCAGGTGTTCAGCCAGAAGGGTAATGGCGGCCAATGGCAGCAACTTCAGCTGCTGTCATTGCAGCCTGGCTCGGTCTCTATCCTGATCAAAGGTACGCAACAGTCCTTTTTCCTGGATGCATTGCGGCTTGAATATGTGGGTAAAGAGCGGCCCCCGCTGCGGTTTACCGATCAAGCCTTGGCGACCATGGATGTGCAGCAGCCGGCGAACGCGCCTTTGCGAGTCAGTGACGCTTTGGGCGAGGTCGAATATTCGCTACACAAAGGCCGGTTACCGGATGGTGTGCAACTGGACCGGAAACGAGGTGAATTGCGCGGTCGGCCGTTTGCGCCAGGCCGTTTTGATATCGTCATTCGAGCTCGTGATAGTCAAGGTGGTGAAGCGTATCAGCAATACGCGATTCACGTAGATGAATCGACGCCGGTGGTTGAAACTCCGGCGGTTAAGGCCAGTCAGTGGCAGGGCAGCAGTAAACCGGACGCGTCCCCTTATGGCGCCGATGTCTCGGCGCTGTTGACGATTATTGCCGGTTTGCCAGAGGGGGCTTGGTACAAAGCCAATACCAATTTGTTCTCCGATGTATGGACGCCTTCAGAGCTGCGGCCGCTGGATAATTTCGGTAATCCAACGCCAGCGAAAATCATTGGCGCCTGGAGTTCATTTGATTGGGACAGCAAGCGCGCCGATTTGATTATCTATGGTGGCGGTCACGCCAATTATTCCGGTAACGATGTCTATCGCTGGCGCGCCAGCACACAGCAATGGCAGCGCATGTCGCTGCCGAGTGAAGTGACCAAAGATAGCGCCAACAATTACATCGCGATTGATGGCGCGTTCAATGCGCCGTCATCGGCTCACACTTACGACAACAATATTTATTTGCCCGTGGCTGACCGCTTCCTGAGCTTTGGTGGCGCCGCCTACAACAACGGCGATATGTTTTTCATGGTCGACAATGGCGTCAATCGTCGCACGGGTCCGTATCTGTTTGATCCGGAAAAGGCCAATCCGATGATGGTTGGTGGCAGCACCGGTTCGCACGTCAAACGTGTGCAGCCGTTCCCCGAAATTCTCGGCGGTCAAATGTGGCAGAACCGCGATATGTGGGGGGCGCTGGCTGGTACGCCGCGTTTGCCGAGGCGTCATGTTGAAGGCTGTACTGCGTATGCTGAAGAGCTCGGTAAAGACGTGCTCTATGTTGGCGCCAACCATGGCACCGGCACGGCATTGAATTTGTATCGTTATCAGATTAACGACATCAACAATCCTGCTGCTGATCAATGGGAAATCGTTGGCCGCTGGTGGAATGGCGCTCAGGCACAAACCGCTTGCGCCTACGACCCGGAAAGCAAATTGTTCGTTCGCCTAAGCGGTTCTTCAAAACCATTGGCCTATTGGAATTTGAACACGCCGGGCAGCAGCAATGATGATGTCGTCGTGTTGCCCACCGATCTCGATGGCGCGTTTACCGCTCGCTACAGTACCGGAGAGTTGAAACCTAAAAACTGCGGTCTGGACTTCGACCCGGTGCGAAAACAGTTTGTCATGTGGTGCAGCGGCGCTGATGTTTTCCTGATTCAGCCGCCGGCAACTCCGTCGCCTTCCGGCTGGACCATCCGCAAAGGGGTATTGGTAGCCAGTTCCACGCCATCGAATATCATCGGCACCGGCATACTCGGTAAATGGAAATACATTCCGAATCTCGATGTGTTTATCGGCTTGCAGGACGCGACGGCCGGTAACGTCTGGATTTACAAGCCGGAAGGCTGGCAGCAGCCGGTCGGCGGCGACAACCTGAAACCGGTCGTCAACCTGACGGCGCCAAGCGCCGGTGCCGAATTCGTCGCCGGCGATGTCATCACCTTGCAGGCGGAGGCCAGTGATCTGGATGGTTACGTCAGTCGCGTTGATTTCTATCGAGGCAGCACTTTGATTGCCAGTGATACCAGTGCGCCGTTCGCTTACGACTGGCTCGACGCTCCGGTCGGCAACCATGATATTTCCGCCTTGGCGACAGACGATCTCGGTGCCCAGGCCTGGTCCGCGCCGGTAGCCATTACTGTGCTGCCAGGACAATCCGGTACGGTAACGCTACAAGAAGGGCAGAACGGTTACATCGGTACCCAGGATACCTATTTAAGCAGTTACAGCCCGAGTGGCATTGCTGGTAGTCAAAGCATCATGTACGACGAGAACAATGCCTACTCGCCGATGCTGCGGTTCAAGATTTTTGCCAGCGAAGGCGGCATCGTGCCGGATGATGCCTTGATTCAAAACGCGCAACTGCATGTGTATAAGGCTACGGTCTACAACGCCACCTGGGGTGTGCATCGACTGCTGCGCGATTGGCAGGAAACTGAGGCCAACTGGCTGAACTTCCGTTCCGGTCAAGCCTGGAGTGGCAGCGGCGCCAATGGATCCAATACCGACTATGTCAGCGCGCCGGATGCCTCGGTGGTATCCGATTGGGGCACAGGTTGGCTGATGTTTGATGTCACCCAGAGCCTGCAGATGATGCAAAATGAACAGCAGAACTATGGTTGGCGCATCATTCGCTCAGCGGGTGATCGGTATAACCTGAAGCGCTTCTATACCAAAGACTACACCACCGACGTGACCCGCCGTCCGAAGTTGGTAATTACTTACGCTGCGCCCTAAACTAAACAAGAGCGTCTCATTGCTGTTAAGCCCGCCATCATTGTTTCTGACACAACAATGATGGTGGGTCAGAGGCTCCACCCCTTAGCTTGTGTGACAGAATTTTGTGCCGGCAGGAGGACACTCGCGAGCCCCCTAAAAAGTTGGCTCCATGATGGGTTTGCCAGCCCAGAACTTACCTTGACTACACTGTCCTTCATCTCTAGAATGCCGCACCCCCCTGAAAGCCTGCTTTTCGGGCGTAGGGGTGTTTTCTCTTTTTACTAGGAGTTTTTTCTTCAAATGGCGACCGTAAACCAGCTCGTGCGCAAACCTCGCAAAGAGATTAAGCGCAAGACCCCGTCACCGGCGTTGCAAAACTGCCCGCAGAAACGCGGCGTTTGCACCCGTGTGTATACCACCACTCCGAAAAAGCCGAACTCCGCTTTGCGTAAAGTCTGCAAAGTGCGTTTGACCAACGGCTACGAAGTGATTTCCTATATCGGTGGTGAAGGCCACAACCTGCAAGAACACTCTGTCGTGCTGATCCGCGGCGGCCGTGTAAAAGACTTGCCAGGTGTGCGTTACCACACCGTCCGTGGTTCCTTGGATACCGCAGGCGTGAAAGACCGGAAGCAAAGCCGTTCCAAATACGGTGCCAAGCGTCCGAAGAAATAATTTGGCCAGTTCGGTCGTTCCGCGTACGCGCGTCACACTGAATAGCCCCTGGGCATCCTGCCCAACACACCAATCGAGTGTGTAAGTAAGGCCGGTAGCGTAGTGAATCAGTTGCTTCACACTGCCAATGCCGGATTCAACCTGAAGCAAGAAGGAAAGTTAACATGCCACGTCGTCGTGTCGTCGCGAAACGCGAAATCCTGCCGGAACCGAAATACGGCAGCGAATTGCTTGCAAAATTCATCAACGTAGTCATGGTCTCCGGTAAAAAATCGGTCGCCGAAAAGATTGTTTACGGTGCCATTGACTCGATTGCCAGCAAGAAAAACACCCAGGCTGAAGAAGCCATGGCCATCTTCGAAAAAGGCCTGGACAACGTCCGCCCGATGGTCGAAGTCAAATCCCGCCGCGTCGGTGGTGCCACTTATCAGGTACCAGTCGAAGTCCGTGCCAGCCGTCAATCGGCCCTGGCCATGCGCTGGTTGGTTGATGCCGCCCGTAACCGTGGTGAAAAGACCATGGCTGACCGTCTGGCCGCTGAAGTGCTGGATGCCGTCGAGAACCGCGGTTCTGCCGTCAAGAAGCGTGAAGACGTGCACCGTATGGCCGAAGCCAACAAGGCCTTCTCGCATTACCGCTGGTAATCCGCACACCCAAACTTGGAGTAAATCATGGCACGCACCACGCCAATTGAGCGCTACCGTAATATCGGTATCAGCGCGCACATCGACGCCGGTAAGACAACCACGACTGAGCGCGTATTGTTTTACACCGGTGTCAACCACAAAATCGGTGAAGTTCATGATGGCGCCGCCACCATGGACTGGATGGAGCAGGAGCAAGAGCGCGGTATCACCATTACCTCGGCTGCGACCACCTGCTTCTGGGCCGGTATGTCACAACAGTTTGACCAACACCGCATCAACATCATCGACACCCCCGGACACGTTGACTTCACCATCGAAGTTGAGCGTTCGATGCGCGTGCTTGATGGTGCCTGCATGGTCTATTGCGCGGTCGGTGGCGTTCAGCCGCAGTCCGAAACCGTATGGCGTCAGGCCAACAAGTACAAAGTGCCGCGTCTGGCCTTCGTCAACAAGATGGACCGTACCGGTGCCAACTTCCTGCGCGTCATTGAGCAGATGAAGAGCCGTTTGCAAGCCAACCCGGTTCCGCTGGTACTGCCAATCGGAGCCGAAGACTCATTCTCCGGTCTGGTTGACCTGATCAAGATGAAGTCGATCATCTGGAACGAAGAAAATCAGGGCATGACCTTCGAATACGGCGAAATTCCGGCTGATATGGTTGAGCTGTGCAATCAGTGGCGCGAGCACCTGGTTGAGTCGGCGGCGGAAGCCAACGAAGAGCTGATGAACAAGTACCTGGAAGAGGGTGACTTGTCGGAAGACGAAATCCACATGGCAATTCGCCAGCGCACCGTCAACAACGAAATCATTCCGGCTGTTTGCGGTTCGGCGTTCAAGAACAAGGGCGTGCAAATGATGCTGGACGCCGTCGTTCGCTATCTGCCAGCGCCGACCGATGTGCCGGCGATCAAGTGCGAAACCCCGAGCGGTGAGCCGGCTGAGCGTCATCCGTCTGATGATGCGCCGTTTTCTGCCCTGGCGTTCAAGATTGCCACCGACCCGTTCGTTGGTTCCTTGACCTTTATTCGTGTTTATTCCGGCGTCGTCAACAGCGGTGACGCGGTGTACAACACGACCAAAGACAAGAAAGAGCGTATCGGCCGTCTGGTGCAGATGCACGCGAACAACCGCGAAGAAATTCGTGAAATTCGCGCCGGCGACATCGCCGCCTGTATCGGTCTGAAAGACGTCACCACCGGTGACACGATTTGTAATCCGGATCACCAGGTGATTCTTGAGCGGATGATTTTCCCTGAGCCGGTTATCTCGGTTGCCGTTGAGCCGAAAACCAAGAGCGACCAGGAAAAGATGGGTATCGCCCTGGGCCGTCTGGCTCAGGAAGATCCGTCGTTCCGCGTACACACCGATGAAGAATCCGGCCAGACCATTATTTCTGGTATGGGCGAGTTGCACCTCGACATCATCGTCGACCGTATGCGTCGCGAATTCAAAGTCGAAGCCAACGTCGGCAAACCGCAGGTTGCGTACCGCGAAACCATTCGCAAGTCGGTTGAGCAAGAAGGCAAGTTCGTGCGTCAGTCCGGTGGTCGTGGTCAATACGGTCACGTCTGGCTGCGTATCGAGCCGCAAGAAGCCGGCAAAGGTTACGAGTTTTCCAACGAAGTCGTCGGTGGTGTGGTTCCGCGTGAATACATCCCGGCCGTTGACAAAGGCGTGCAGGAACAGATGAAGAACGGCATCATCGCCGGCTTCCCGGTCGTTGACGTCAAAGTCACGATTTATGACGGTTCTTACCATGATGTCGACTCGAACGAAATGGCGTTCAAAATCGCCGGTTCGATGGGCTTCAAAGAAGGCTGCTTGAAAGCTAAACCGGTACTGCTCGAGCCGATGATGAAAGTCGAAGTCGAAACCCCTGAGCAATACATGGGGGATGTCATCGGCGATTTGAACCGTCGTCGCGGTATCGTTCAAGGCATGGACGATCTGCCTGGCCAAATCAAAGCCATCAAAGCGGAAGTGCCGCTGGCCGAGATGTTTGGCTATGCCACCGATCTGCGCTCTGCCACGCAGGGCCGTGCTACGTACTCGATGGAATTCGGTCATTACAATGAAGCGCCAAGCAACGTTGCCGAATCCGTCATCGCAGCACGCAAGAAGTAATCAAGTGGGGCGCCCGCCAGCCAATGCGGTTGGCGGGCAACCGAATGTAAACGTCAAACAAACTTAAGCTGAGGCATCATCATGTCAAAGGAAAAATTTGAACGTAAAAAGCCCCACGTCAACGTGGGCACCATTGGTCACGTTGACCATGGCAAGACTTCGCTGACCGCGGCCCTGACCATCGTGTCGGCCCGCACCAGCGGTGGCCAGGTCAAGAACTACGACGAAATCGACAGCGCCCCGGAAGAGCGCGCTCGCGGTATTACCATCAACACCGCCCACGTCGAATACGAAACCGCCAACCGCCACTACGCGCACGTTGACTGCCCGGGCCACGCTGACTATGTCAAGAACATGATCACCGGTGCCGCCCAGATGGACGGCGCGATCCTGGTGTGCTCGGCTGCTGACGGCCCCATGCCGCAGACCCGTGAACACATCCTGCTGGCCCGTCAGGTCGGTGTACCGTACATCGTTGTGTTCCTGAACAAGTGCGACATGGTCGACGACGCCGAGCTGCTCGAGCTGGTCGAAATGGAAGTGCGTGAACTGCTGAGCACCTACGAATTCCCAGGCGACGACACCCCGATCATCCGTGGTTCGGCGAAACTGGCGATCGAAGGCGACAAAGGCGAGTTCGGCGAGCAAGCCGTCCTGAAACTGCTGGAAACCCTGGATACCTATATTCCTGAGCCAGAGCGTGCCATCGACAAGCCGTTCCTGCTGCCGGTCGAAGACGTGTTCTCGATCTCCGGTCGCGGTACCGTGTAACCGGTCGTGTCGAGCGCGGCATCATCAAAGTCGGCGAAGAAATCGAAATCGTCGGTATCCGTGATACCCAGAAGACCACCTGCACCGGTGTTGAAATGTTCCGCAAACTGCTGGACGAAGGCCGTGCTGGTGACAACGTTGGCGTGCTGCTGCGCGGTACCAAGCGTGAAGAAGTCGAGCGTGGTCAGGTACTGGCCAAGCCGGGTTCGATCAAGCCGCACACCAAGTTCGAGTCGGAAGTGTACGTGCTGTCGAAAGAAGAAGGTGGTCGTCACACCCCGTTCTTCAAAGGCTACCGCCCGCAGTTCTACTTCCGTACCACGGACGTCACCGGTGCTGTTGAGCTGCCGGAAGGTGTCGAGATGGTCATGCCTGGCGACAACATCAAGATGGTCGTCACGCTGATCGCCCCGATCGCCATGGACGACGGTCTGCGCTTCGCGATTCGCGAAGGTGGCCGTACCGTTGGCGCCGGCGTTGTCGCGAAAGTGATTGCCTAATTGGTGATACATGCTGACCGGTCTTCGGACCGGTCAGACTCAAACCCTCGGGCTTGAGGCAGTATTTTCGGATGTCGAGCAATTTTTGCTCGACATTCCATAAAGGCACCGGTATAGTTCGCGCGCCTTTGAAATACGTTCTTTGGTAGTTCCCTTCCCAGCCTTGGCTGTGGGGGTGTTGGCGGTAGTAGACCAGTATATTGGTATCGCTGCCCCTAACAACGAGCTCAATTGCAGCTCGACGGATACTTGGACATCGCGCTCCGCCCAGAAAGGGGATGGAAGGTGCGATGTTCGCTTTGTTATTTGCTCTTTAGACTTGGAGTGCCATTGACATGGCAAAGCAACGCATTCGAATCCGCCTTAAGGCGTTCGACCACAGACTGATTGATCAGTCCACGATGGAAATCGTGAACACGGCTAAGCGCACCGGTGCCCACGTTGTAGGCCCGATTCCGCTGCCGACAAAGAAAGAGCGCTACACGGTTCTCGTGTCACCGCACGTGAACAAAGATGCGCGTGACCAGTACGAGATTCGTACGCATAAACGCCTGGTCGACATCGTCGAGCCAACCGACAAAACGGTTGATGCTCTGATGAAGTTGGATCTGGCCGCTGGTGTTGATGTCCAGATTAGCTTGAGCTAATCGGCATCGCGCGAATGAATGCTTGTTGAGGAAACACGACATGGCAATCGGATTAGTGGGTCGTAAGTGCGGTATGACTCGACTGTTCACCGAAGACGGCGCTTCAGTGCCAGTCACGGTTATCGAAGTCGAGCCGAACCGTATCACCCAAATCAAAACCCTCGAAAACGATGGGTACATTGCGATTCAAGTCACGACTGGCGAGCGTAGAGCCAGCCGTGTCACCAAGCCAATGGCTGGTCACTTTGCGAAAGCTGGTGTCGCCGCTGGTCGTGGTGTATGGGAATTCCGCGCTAACGCAGAGCATGGCTTGAGCGTTGGTGGCGAATTGAAAGCTGACCTGTTCAAAGAAGGTCAGTTGGTGGATGTCACCGGCCAGACCAAAGGCCGTGGCTTCTCGGGCACCATCCGTCGCTGGAATTTCCGCGGCCAGGACGCCACACACGGTAACTCCGTGTCGCACCGCGTCCCTGGTTCCATCGGTCAGCGTCAGACCCCGGGTCGCGTATTCAAGGGCATGAAAATGTACGGCCACTATGGTGATGAGCAAGTCACCATCGAGAAGCTGGCCATCGTTCGTGTCGATGCTGAACGTGGCTTGCTGTTGGTCAAGGGTTCGGTTCCTGGTTTTGACGGCGCTGACGTTATCGTCAAGCCGGCTGCCAAAGCCTGAGCCCGTAAGGAGAGTTAACGATGAATTTGACTCTAGCAGGCGGCAACGGCGGCACAGTTGATGTGTCGGAAGTTGCTTTCGGCCGCGAATTCAATGAAGCACTGGTACACCAGGTTGTCACCGCCTATTTGTCAGGTGGTCGCGCCGGTACCGTTAAGCAAAAGACCCGCTCGGAAGTCCGTGGCGGTGGCAAGAAGCCGTGGAAACAGAAAGGTACGGGCCGTGCTCGTGCTGGTTCCATCCGCTCGCCACTGTGGCGTGGTGGTGGCAAAACGTTTGCCGCCGTTCCGCAAGACTGGTCGCAAAAAGTCAACAAGAAGATGTACCGCGGTGCGCTGAGCGCCATCCTGTCGGAACTGGTGCGTCAAGATCGTCTGATCGTGGTTGATGCGTTCACCGTCGAAGCACCGAAGACCAAATTGCTGGCGCAAAAGCTGGCTGGTCTGAACGCTAACGATGCGCTGATCATCACCGACAACGTTGATGAGAATCTGTACCTGGCTTCGCGCAACATTCACACCGTGGACGTGCGTGATCCAGTGGGTATCGACCCGGTCAGCCTGATTGCTTTCGAGAAAGTAATCGTGACCGTCGGCGCCCTGAAGCAAATCGAGGAGATGCTGGTATGAATCAAGAACGCCTGATGCGCGTGTTGGTTGGTCCACACGTCTCCGAGAAAACCAACCTCGCCTCCGAACTGAACAACATCATCACCTTCAAGGTGCTGAAAGACGCCAATAAGCACGAAATCAAGTGCGCCGTTGAGCAGTTGTTCGAAGTGAAAGTCGAGCGTGTCACCACGGTCAACGTCAAAGGCAAGATCAAAGGAGCCGGCCTGCGTAAAGGTCGCCGTTCTGACTGGAAAAAGGCGTACGTCAAGCTCGCCGAAGGCCAGACGATCAACGTCTTTAACGAGCAGGCATAAGGGGTAATTTGAGATGGCTCTGATCAAAATGAAGCCTACCTCCCCGGGGCGCCGCTTCGTGGTGAAGGTAAAAACCGACAATTTGCACAAAGGTGATCCGGTAGCCGGATTGCTGGAGCGCAAAAACAAAAATGGCGGCCGTAACAACAACGGTCACATCACTACCCGTCATCGTGGTGGTGGTCATCGCCAACACTATCGTTTGGTCGATTTCAAACGCACCAAAGATGGTGTACCAGCCAAAGTGGAACGGATTGAATACGATCCGAACCGCACGGCTCACCTGGCTCTGCTGTGCTACGCCGATGGCGAGCGCCGCTACATCATCGCCCCGAAAGGCGTGAAAGCCGGTGATGCCATCCAATCGGGTAACGATGCACCGATCAAAGCCGGTAACTGCTTGCCACTGCGCAACATTCCGGTTGGTTTGACCGTGCATTGCGTTGAGTTGAAGCCAGGCAAAGGCGCCCAGCTGGGCCGCTCCGCTGGTGCCTCGATTCAGTTGGTTGCCCGTGAAGGTGAGTACTGCACAATTCGCTTACGTTCCGGCGAAATGCGCAAAGTGCAAGCCGAGTGCCGCGCCACCATCGGTGAAGTCGGTAACTCTGAGCACATGCTCGAATCTTACGGTAAAGCTGGTGCGAAGCGCTGGCGCGGTATTCGTCCTACCGTTCGCGGTGTTGCCATGAACCCTGTCGATCACCCAATGGGTGGTGGTGAAGGTCGCAGCTCCGGTGGTCGTCATCCGACATCACCATGGGGTTGGAAGACCAAGGGCGGCAAGACCCGCAAAAACAAGCGT from Permianibacter aggregans harbors:
- the fusA gene encoding elongation factor G, producing MARTTPIERYRNIGISAHIDAGKTTTTERVLFYTGVNHKIGEVHDGAATMDWMEQEQERGITITSAATTCFWAGMSQQFDQHRINIIDTPGHVDFTIEVERSMRVLDGACMVYCAVGGVQPQSETVWRQANKYKVPRLAFVNKMDRTGANFLRVIEQMKSRLQANPVPLVLPIGAEDSFSGLVDLIKMKSIIWNEENQGMTFEYGEIPADMVELCNQWREHLVESAAEANEELMNKYLEEGDLSEDEIHMAIRQRTVNNEIIPAVCGSAFKNKGVQMMLDAVVRYLPAPTDVPAIKCETPSGEPAERHPSDDAPFSALAFKIATDPFVGSLTFIRVYSGVVNSGDAVYNTTKDKKERIGRLVQMHANNREEIREIRAGDIAACIGLKDVTTGDTICNPDHQVILERMIFPEPVISVAVEPKTKSDQEKMGIALGRLAQEDPSFRVHTDEESGQTIISGMGELHLDIIVDRMRREFKVEANVGKPQVAYRETIRKSVEQEGKFVRQSGGRGQYGHVWLRIEPQEAGKGYEFSNEVVGGVVPREYIPAVDKGVQEQMKNGIIAGFPVVDVKVTIYDGSYHDVDSNEMAFKIAGSMGFKEGCLKAKPVLLEPMMKVEVETPEQYMGDVIGDLNRRRGIVQGMDDLPGQIKAIKAEVPLAEMFGYATDLRSATQGRATYSMEFGHYNEAPSNVAESVIAARKK
- the rpsG gene encoding 30S ribosomal protein S7 codes for the protein MPRRRVVAKREILPEPKYGSELLAKFINVVMVSGKKSVAEKIVYGAIDSIASKKNTQAEEAMAIFEKGLDNVRPMVEVKSRRVGGATYQVPVEVRASRQSALAMRWLVDAARNRGEKTMADRLAAEVLDAVENRGSAVKKREDVHRMAEANKAFSHYRW
- the rplC gene encoding 50S ribosomal protein L3, whose protein sequence is MAIGLVGRKCGMTRLFTEDGASVPVTVIEVEPNRITQIKTLENDGYIAIQVTTGERRASRVTKPMAGHFAKAGVAAGRGVWEFRANAEHGLSVGGELKADLFKEGQLVDVTGQTKGRGFSGTIRRWNFRGQDATHGNSVSHRVPGSIGQRQTPGRVFKGMKMYGHYGDEQVTIEKLAIVRVDAERGLLLVKGSVPGFDGADVIVKPAAKA
- the rplW gene encoding 50S ribosomal protein L23, with translation MNQERLMRVLVGPHVSEKTNLASELNNIITFKVLKDANKHEIKCAVEQLFEVKVERVTTVNVKGKIKGAGLRKGRRSDWKKAYVKLAEGQTINVFNEQA
- the rplB gene encoding 50S ribosomal protein L2; this encodes MALIKMKPTSPGRRFVVKVKTDNLHKGDPVAGLLERKNKNGGRNNNGHITTRHRGGGHRQHYRLVDFKRTKDGVPAKVERIEYDPNRTAHLALLCYADGERRYIIAPKGVKAGDAIQSGNDAPIKAGNCLPLRNIPVGLTVHCVELKPGKGAQLGRSAGASIQLVAREGEYCTIRLRSGEMRKVQAECRATIGEVGNSEHMLESYGKAGAKRWRGIRPTVRGVAMNPVDHPMGGGEGRSSGGRHPTSPWGWKTKGGKTRKNKRTDKFIVRRRGK
- the rpsL gene encoding 30S ribosomal protein S12, coding for MATVNQLVRKPRKEIKRKTPSPALQNCPQKRGVCTRVYTTTPKKPNSALRKVCKVRLTNGYEVISYIGGEGHNLQEHSVVLIRGGRVKDLPGVRYHTVRGSLDTAGVKDRKQSRSKYGAKRPKK
- the rplD gene encoding 50S ribosomal protein L4, which encodes MNLTLAGGNGGTVDVSEVAFGREFNEALVHQVVTAYLSGGRAGTVKQKTRSEVRGGGKKPWKQKGTGRARAGSIRSPLWRGGGKTFAAVPQDWSQKVNKKMYRGALSAILSELVRQDRLIVVDAFTVEAPKTKLLAQKLAGLNANDALIITDNVDENLYLASRNIHTVDVRDPVGIDPVSLIAFEKVIVTVGALKQIEEMLV
- the rpsJ gene encoding 30S ribosomal protein S10, with translation MAKQRIRIRLKAFDHRLIDQSTMEIVNTAKRTGAHVVGPIPLPTKKERYTVLVSPHVNKDARDQYEIRTHKRLVDIVEPTDKTVDALMKLDLAAGVDVQISLS
- a CDS encoding Ig-like domain-containing protein — its product is MRFSLLYGAMLSSLFWIACYSPRLEAAAPPLLNAQLTTLNNIEWKAVDGRREGRFKQVNAYRSLHGQSLQAEEESDAALSFTTMVSRTGYYRINAWWPVVEQAGQVTLLVKSGTQEFEQVFSQKGNGGQWQQLQLLSLQPGSVSILIKGTQQSFFLDALRLEYVGKERPPLRFTDQALATMDVQQPANAPLRVSDALGEVEYSLHKGRLPDGVQLDRKRGELRGRPFAPGRFDIVIRARDSQGGEAYQQYAIHVDESTPVVETPAVKASQWQGSSKPDASPYGADVSALLTIIAGLPEGAWYKANTNLFSDVWTPSELRPLDNFGNPTPAKIIGAWSSFDWDSKRADLIIYGGGHANYSGNDVYRWRASTQQWQRMSLPSEVTKDSANNYIAIDGAFNAPSSAHTYDNNIYLPVADRFLSFGGAAYNNGDMFFMVDNGVNRRTGPYLFDPEKANPMMVGGSTGSHVKRVQPFPEILGGQMWQNRDMWGALAGTPRLPRRHVEGCTAYAEELGKDVLYVGANHGTGTALNLYRYQINDINNPAADQWEIVGRWWNGAQAQTACAYDPESKLFVRLSGSSKPLAYWNLNTPGSSNDDVVVLPTDLDGAFTARYSTGELKPKNCGLDFDPVRKQFVMWCSGADVFLIQPPATPSPSGWTIRKGVLVASSTPSNIIGTGILGKWKYIPNLDVFIGLQDATAGNVWIYKPEGWQQPVGGDNLKPVVNLTAPSAGAEFVAGDVITLQAEASDLDGYVSRVDFYRGSTLIASDTSAPFAYDWLDAPVGNHDISALATDDLGAQAWSAPVAITVLPGQSGTVTLQEGQNGYIGTQDTYLSSYSPSGIAGSQSIMYDENNAYSPMLRFKIFASEGGIVPDDALIQNAQLHVYKATVYNATWGVHRLLRDWQETEANWLNFRSGQAWSGSGANGSNTDYVSAPDASVVSDWGTGWLMFDVTQSLQMMQNEQQNYGWRIIRSAGDRYNLKRFYTKDYTTDVTRRPKLVITYAAP